The Linepithema humile isolate Giens D197 chromosome 2, Lhum_UNIL_v1.0, whole genome shotgun sequence genome has a segment encoding these proteins:
- the LOC105677320 gene encoding uncharacterized protein: protein MSLFDILPTEILLIIFNLCDVYTLLQLNRVCKKFHEISEIVLNKKSNHLLVTNEVSKKFCERCTEQLSSYNWKFIMHYNWKYGICNKRFIRDVLIYSTEDMRFMRMEEKCLKMTENTICFYDEDILSAFNRAKDGNITGNIICGTCNCQFSSIAYCNDIIISGHEDGSIRHWRIESRNNINNIQQLKAHSNVYGEHVSNIEATTQHIISSSSNLIKIQKNTLENDNFAKENKTIYRGKKLIQSISLDPTETKVAASTEESFLIYDIKKHCKVMDKRITDNTCSQLLWQDPHTILMLYKQEVKKMDIRTREFVRTWNVSVLKSVRELHSLSSDNLYTIMTGTNVSAVLLWDQRLNDCIQTYDIHHIFNNPVHSVEFDSTHMYAVTDLNGMVEFNFKEGDYYNRAERKKYFSNYI, encoded by the exons ATGTCTCTCTTCGACATTTTACCAACCGAAatattgctaataatttttaatttatgtgatgTGTATACTTTACTACAGCTCAACAGggtatgcaaaaaatttcatgaaatatcagaaattgtcttaaataaaaaaagtaaccaTTTGCTTGTTACGAATGAGGTgtcgaaaaaattttgtgaacg ATGTACAGAACAATTATCTTCGTACAACtggaaatttattatgcattacAACTGGAAATATGGAATATGTAATAAACGTTTCATACGTGACGTACTTATATATTCCACAGAAGATATGAGATTCATGAGAATGGAGGAAAAATGTCTAAAAATGACTGAAAATACAATTTGCTTTTATGACGAAGATATTCTTTCAGCTTTTAATCGTGCAAAGGACGGTAACATTACGGGAAACATAATATGTGGAACTTGTAACTGTCAATTTTCAAGCATTGCTTATtgcaatgatataattataagcgGCCacga AGATGGTAGTATTAGGCATTGGAGAATTGAATCGCggaataacattaataatattcaacaattaaaaGCACATTCCAATGTATATGGTGAACACGTTTCGAACATAGAAGCAACAACGCAACATATTATATCAagttcttcaaatttaataaaa atacagaaaaatacacttgaaaatgataattttgcgaaagaaaacaaaacaatttatagaggcaaaaaattgattcagTCAATTTCATTAGACCCTACAGAAACAAAAGTTGCTGCTAGTACCGAAGAATCATttctaatttatgatattaaaaaaca TTGTAAAGTAATGGATAAACGTATAACTGATAATACTTGTTCTCAACTACTATGGCAAGATCCTCACACTATTCTCATGCTTTATAAACAAGAggttaaaaaaatggatataag AACACGCGAATTTGTACGTACATGGAATGTTTCTGTCCTAAAAAGTGTTCGTGAATTACACAGTCTTTCTTCAGATAATTTGTATACTATTATGACGGGAACGAATGTTAGTGCAGTACTTCTATGGGATCAAAGATTAAATGATTGCATTCAA acgtATGATatacatcatatttttaacaacCCTGTACATTCTGTGGAATTTGATAGCACCCATATGTATGCTGTTACAGATTTAAATGGTATggttgaatttaattttaaggaaGGAGACTATTATAATCGCGCTGAAAGGAAAAAGTATTTtagcaattatatttaa
- the LOC105677313 gene encoding small ribosomal subunit protein uS9 produces MQKKQKEPIQSVQVFGRKKSATAVAYCKRGRGNLRVNGRPLELVEPRVLQYKLQEPILLLGKEKFSGVDIRVRVNGGGHVAQIYAIRQAISKALVAYYQKYVDEASKKEVKDILIQYDRTLLVADPRRCEPKKFGGPGARARYQKSYR; encoded by the exons ATGCAAAAA aaaCAAAAGGAGCCAATCCAGTCCGTGCAAGTCTTCGGACGCAAG AAAAGCGCGACCGCAGTCGCCTATTGCAAGCGTGGACGTGGAAATCTCCGTGTGAATGGCCGACCATTAGAGTTGGTGGAACCTAGAGTATTACAATACAAATTGCAGGAACCTATCCTACTGTTGGGCAAA GAAAAGTTCTCTGGAGTTGATATTAGAGTGAGAGTAAACGGTGGTGGTCATGTGGCACAGATTTATGCTATTCGCCAAGCAATTTCTAAAGCACTAGTTgcatattatcaaaaat atgttGATGAAGCCAGTAAAAAGGAGGTAAAGGATATTCTTATTCAGTATGATCGTACTCTCCTTGTTGCTGATCCAAGAAGGTGTGAGCCAAAGAAATTTGGTGGTCCAGGTGCTAGAGCACGATACCAGAAATCGTATCGttaa
- the LOC105677305 gene encoding uncharacterized protein — MSLLYHLPLEMLEIIFNLCDVYTLLQLNRVCKKFHKISENVLNKKSNHLLVTNEVSKKFCERCTALLPSYNSKFITYYNWKYGLARKHIICHLVIDSIEDMGARRMNGNRLKMTKNTVWFYDGNILSAFNRAEDGNIMGGMILGNCNCPFSSIAYCNDIIISGHVDGSIRHWRIESWKNINNIQLLKAHSNVYDEYVSNIEVTTQNIISSSSNLIKIQKNTLEDDDSVEKKKPIYSGKNLIHSISLDPTETKVAASTEESFLIYDINKHCKVREECIDDHTCYQLLWQDTHTILMLYEPYIKKMDIRTFEFVRTWDASVLNSDYELYSLSSDYLYTIMTGTNIGTVLLWDQRSTDCILTFNIYPILFNPVFSVEFNSTHMYAITKLDGVVEFNFKEGHYYDRAERKKYFNSFI; from the exons atgTCTCTTCTATACCATTTACCGCTCGAAatgttggaaataatttttaatttatgtgatgTATATACTTTACTACAGCTCAACAGagtatgcaaaaaatttcataaaatatcagaaaatgtcttaaataaaaaaagtaaccaTTTGCTTGTTACGAATGAGGTgtcgaaaaaattttgtgaacg ATGTACAGCACTATTACCTTcgtataattctaaatttattacgtattaCAACTGGAAATATGGATTAGCTCGTAAACATATCATATGTCACTTAGTTATAGATTCCATAGAAGATATGGGAGCCAGAAGAATGAACGGAAATCGCCTaaaaatgactaaaaataCAGTTTGGTTTTATGACGGAAATATTCTGTCAGCTTTTAATCGTGCAGAAGACGGTAACATTATGGGAGGCATGATTCTTGGAAATTGTAACTGTCCATTTTCAAGCATTGCTTATtgcaatgatataattataagcgGCCacgt agATGGTAGTATTAGGCATTGGAGAATTGAATCAtggaaaaacattaataatattcaactATTAAAAGCACATTCCAATGTATATGATGAATACGTTTCGAACATAGAAGTAACaacgcaaaatattatatcaagttcttcaaatttaataaaa atacagaaaaatacaCTTGAAGATGATGATTCtgtggaaaaaaagaaaccaaTTTATAGCGGCAAGAACTTGATTCATTCAATTTCATTAGATCCTACAGAAACAAAAGTTGCTGCTAGTACCGAAGAATCGTttctaatttatgatattaataaaca TTGTAAGGTAAGGGAGGAATGTATAGATGATCATACTTGTTACCAACTACTATGGCAAGATACTCACACTATTCTCATGTTGTATGAaccatatattaaaaaaatggatataag AACATTCGAATTTGTACGTACATGGGATGCTTCTGTCTTAAACAGTGATTATGAATTATATAGTCTCTCTTCAGATTATTTGTATACTATTATGACAGGGACGAATATTGGTACAGTACTTCTATGGGATCAAAGATCAACTGATTGCATTCTA acatttaatatatatccTATTCTTTTCAACCCAGTATTTTCTGTGGAATTTAATAGCACCCATATGTATGCTATTACAAAGCTAGATGGTGTggttgaatttaattttaaagaaggTCACTATTATGACCGCGCTGAAAGAAAGAAgtattttaacagttttatttaa